The following proteins are co-located in the Marinomonas profundi genome:
- the ptsP gene encoding phosphoenolpyruvate--protein phosphotransferase yields MLSLLRRITQEVTAAQSLPAALDIIVRRVRRAMRAEVCSIYLVDVNTKEYVLMATRGLNANVAGSISLKADEGLVSLVGRRAEPVNLEDAQIHPSFHYLKGTGEERYRSFLGVPIIHHRQVLGVLVVQHEDKRRFDEGEEAFLITLSAQLAGVIAHAEATGAITDLSANAVPNGSDFRYKGVPGSSGVAIGRGVVIFPPADLDVIPDRRTTDFDDEIQDFYQALEAVRQDIRRASNRISQHLSEDEKALFDVYLKILDDNSIAGEIVRKIKEGNWAQGALRQVIQAHIRQFDRMDDPYLRERASDLRDLGRRILSHLQEKAPNIAERFSEPSIIIGEELTASMLGEIPIDKIKGLVSVMGSGNSHVAILARAMGIPTVMGALDLPYAQLDKVELIVDGYLGKIFTYPSDALIENYQQIVDEERLLEEEYEVLKDLPCETLDGQRLSLFVNTGLSADIARSLDRGAEGIGLYRTEVPFMVRDRFPTEAEQVAIYRQQLEGFAPAPVTVRTLDIGGDKALPYFPIKEANPFLGWRGIRVTLDHLEIFMAQIRAMIKASADLHNLKIMLPMISNVAEVEEALALIRRGYAEVKEEGYDVKMPQVGVMIEIPAAVYQVKELAELVDFLSVGSNDLTQYLLAVDRNNPRVADLYNSFHPAVLRAMYSIVDQVKDEGVGLSVCGEMAGDPMGAILLMAMGYDVLSMSSTSLPKVKAVIRNITLAQAQYMLSEVMALSHAEAVTQTMSRLMREANIERLIRPSKTTNVA; encoded by the coding sequence ATGCTAAGTTTGTTAAGGCGTATTACCCAAGAGGTCACAGCAGCGCAGTCTTTGCCGGCTGCGCTGGATATTATTGTTCGGCGAGTGCGTCGTGCTATGCGCGCAGAAGTTTGCTCTATCTATTTGGTTGATGTAAACACCAAAGAATATGTATTAATGGCGACACGAGGCCTTAATGCCAATGTGGCGGGCAGTATCAGTTTAAAAGCCGACGAAGGCTTGGTCAGTTTGGTGGGGCGAAGAGCGGAACCTGTCAACCTTGAAGACGCACAAATTCACCCCTCGTTTCATTACTTAAAAGGCACAGGAGAAGAGCGCTATCGTTCTTTTCTTGGCGTGCCTATTATTCATCATCGACAAGTATTAGGGGTGCTGGTTGTACAGCACGAAGACAAACGTCGCTTTGATGAAGGCGAAGAAGCCTTTCTGATTACCTTGTCGGCGCAATTGGCGGGCGTTATAGCTCATGCGGAAGCCACAGGCGCGATAACGGACCTAAGTGCTAATGCAGTGCCGAATGGCTCTGACTTTCGCTACAAAGGCGTGCCTGGTAGCTCTGGTGTTGCGATTGGCCGAGGCGTGGTGATTTTCCCACCAGCCGATTTGGACGTTATTCCAGACCGTCGCACTACCGATTTTGACGACGAGATTCAGGACTTTTACCAAGCATTAGAGGCTGTTCGGCAGGATATTCGTCGGGCGAGCAATCGTATTAGCCAACATCTTTCCGAAGATGAAAAAGCGCTTTTTGATGTCTACTTGAAAATCCTCGACGATAACTCTATTGCTGGTGAAATCGTTCGAAAAATAAAAGAAGGCAATTGGGCGCAAGGCGCATTAAGACAGGTTATTCAGGCGCATATTCGTCAGTTTGACCGCATGGATGACCCCTATTTGCGTGAACGCGCATCGGATCTTCGTGATCTTGGTCGGCGTATTTTGTCTCATTTGCAGGAAAAAGCGCCGAATATCGCTGAGCGCTTTAGTGAACCGTCGATTATTATTGGCGAAGAGCTGACGGCGTCGATGTTGGGTGAAATTCCTATCGATAAGATTAAAGGTCTGGTATCGGTAATGGGCTCGGGTAACTCCCATGTCGCCATTTTGGCTCGAGCAATGGGCATACCCACGGTGATGGGTGCCTTAGATTTACCTTATGCACAGTTGGATAAAGTCGAGCTGATCGTAGACGGCTACCTGGGCAAAATCTTTACCTATCCTTCTGACGCCTTGATTGAAAATTATCAACAAATTGTTGATGAAGAGCGTTTGTTAGAAGAGGAATATGAAGTTCTTAAAGACTTACCTTGCGAAACCTTAGATGGGCAACGTTTGTCTTTATTTGTTAATACTGGCTTGTCAGCTGACATTGCTCGTTCATTGGATCGCGGGGCAGAAGGGATTGGCCTGTATCGTACCGAAGTGCCTTTTATGGTGCGTGATCGCTTTCCGACAGAAGCGGAACAAGTCGCAATTTATCGTCAGCAGTTAGAAGGTTTTGCGCCCGCGCCAGTGACAGTTCGCACCTTAGACATCGGCGGTGACAAAGCTTTACCTTATTTTCCGATTAAAGAAGCGAATCCTTTCTTAGGTTGGCGCGGTATCCGAGTCACCTTGGATCACTTAGAAATCTTCATGGCGCAAATTCGAGCCATGATAAAAGCCAGTGCTGATTTGCATAATCTTAAAATCATGTTGCCAATGATTTCGAATGTGGCGGAAGTGGAAGAGGCGCTGGCGTTGATTCGTCGTGGTTATGCGGAAGTAAAAGAAGAAGGTTACGACGTTAAAATGCCCCAAGTCGGCGTGATGATTGAGATTCCTGCGGCGGTTTATCAAGTCAAAGAATTGGCCGAACTGGTGGATTTTTTATCGGTAGGCAGCAACGATTTAACTCAGTATTTATTGGCGGTTGATCGCAATAACCCTCGTGTGGCGGATCTCTACAATTCGTTTCATCCTGCTGTGCTACGTGCTATGTACAGTATTGTGGATCAAGTCAAAGACGAAGGCGTGGGATTAAGCGTGTGTGGTGAAATGGCAGGCGACCCCATGGGCGCTATTTTGCTGATGGCGATGGGGTATGATGTGTTGTCAATGAGCTCCACCAGCCTACCTAAAGTGAAAGCGGTGATTCGTAATATTACCTTGGCTCAAGCCCAGTATATGTTGAGTGAAGTGATGGCGTTGTCTCATGCCGAAGCCGTCACGCAGACCATGTCTCGACTCATGCGTGAAGCCAATATCGAACGACTAATACGACCATCCAAAACCACCAATGTGGCGTAA
- a CDS encoding helix-turn-helix transcriptional regulator — MRSAPLIDLIDKIYERGFNHQDWNSVLKLLCQAIDAKSAGLFFINFQQQSFRVLGQHGLPDSFTPSYQLELGMQDATAVIMEKIPAGIAHGAIDHETSKKEHPDFYQNLLLPNKIGYISALNIRNDKRYFVGIGVHRSMKQSQFNKEELRVLERLYPHLKRVFEFSDRLERVKEKESMLISALSRIPLGIISVDATLNVYFSNALAETLLNGKSGIHIENDVLIAHKSTDQRLIQASINKILAGQAVLGSLQIRQNELKKPLTIMFKSIHPETDVVSPIDNNRGKVVLYLSHPELCSFTTIDTLQETYHLTTAEAQLALSLANGLTLHEVADHKNTSIQTVRSQLKSIFLKMKINSQAELIRCILSSAYNLTS, encoded by the coding sequence ATGCGCTCTGCCCCACTAATTGACCTAATAGACAAAATATACGAACGTGGTTTTAATCATCAAGATTGGAATAGCGTTTTAAAATTACTTTGTCAGGCTATCGACGCAAAAAGTGCGGGGCTGTTTTTCATTAACTTTCAACAACAAAGCTTTCGAGTGCTGGGCCAGCACGGCTTACCAGACAGTTTTACTCCGTCTTATCAACTCGAATTAGGGATGCAAGACGCCACCGCCGTCATCATGGAAAAAATTCCGGCAGGCATAGCTCATGGGGCGATTGACCACGAAACCTCAAAAAAAGAACACCCCGACTTCTATCAAAACCTACTGCTTCCAAATAAAATCGGCTATATAAGCGCGCTGAATATACGCAATGACAAACGTTATTTTGTGGGCATTGGTGTACACAGGAGTATGAAGCAAAGCCAATTTAATAAAGAAGAGCTTCGTGTATTAGAAAGGCTTTATCCCCATTTAAAACGGGTGTTTGAATTCTCAGATAGGCTAGAGAGAGTAAAAGAAAAAGAAAGCATGCTCATTTCCGCTTTATCAAGAATCCCCCTTGGCATCATTAGTGTAGACGCTACTCTAAACGTCTATTTTTCCAACGCGCTAGCGGAGACATTACTGAATGGAAAATCGGGAATCCACATTGAAAATGACGTTTTAATAGCACATAAAAGCACGGATCAACGATTGATTCAGGCGAGTATCAACAAAATATTAGCAGGGCAAGCGGTTTTAGGTTCCCTACAAATCCGTCAAAACGAGCTAAAAAAACCACTGACCATCATGTTCAAAAGCATTCATCCAGAAACTGACGTGGTGTCCCCCATTGATAACAATAGAGGCAAAGTCGTTTTATATCTGTCGCACCCTGAGCTTTGCTCTTTTACAACAATAGACACCCTACAAGAAACCTATCATCTTACGACAGCAGAGGCACAGCTCGCGCTTTCTTTGGCTAACGGACTGACTCTGCACGAGGTCGCAGACCATAAAAACACCAGTATTCAGACGGTTCGTAGCCAACTAAAAAGCATTTTCTTAAAAATGAAAATCAACTCCCAAGCCGAGCTCATCCGCTGCATTCTATCCAGCGCCTACAATCTCACGTCCTGA
- a CDS encoding HDOD domain-containing protein: MQIQDLLKQTDKLPNVPDIVRELIQLLNDPNAKYSDISARVSHDQTISLKILRVVNSAYFGLSRKISSIDDATVLLGMDRLKTLVIASGFANSVTKVEGLSLADFWADSFRVAELAQWFAKRTPLVDEGEAFTAGIVHNIGRLLLHLTAPDIAQDIHTLVANRKAGRVKAEQDLLGFTSQDAGRALMDLWKFPAGLGYAVQHHKRPFANDEPKPLACVLNLACYLNACIRSDRDYDLVREGFPKAVAQMAGLSDGIVYELDDALVIDDGLSQLLH, translated from the coding sequence ATGCAGATCCAAGATCTTTTGAAGCAAACCGATAAACTCCCTAATGTTCCTGATATTGTCCGCGAATTGATACAGCTGCTGAATGACCCTAATGCGAAATACTCCGATATCAGCGCAAGGGTGTCCCATGACCAAACCATTTCTCTAAAAATTTTACGCGTGGTTAATTCCGCGTATTTTGGCCTATCGAGAAAAATATCCTCCATCGATGACGCAACCGTGTTGCTTGGCATGGATCGGCTAAAAACCTTGGTGATTGCCTCGGGCTTTGCAAATTCGGTGACCAAAGTGGAGGGCTTGTCGTTAGCGGATTTTTGGGCGGATTCTTTTCGCGTTGCCGAGTTGGCGCAGTGGTTCGCTAAGCGTACGCCATTGGTTGATGAGGGCGAAGCGTTTACCGCTGGCATTGTGCACAATATTGGCCGTTTGTTGTTGCATCTTACCGCCCCTGACATTGCCCAAGACATTCACACCCTAGTGGCGAATCGTAAGGCGGGAAGGGTGAAAGCCGAACAAGATTTATTAGGCTTTACCTCTCAGGATGCGGGCCGGGCGCTGATGGATTTATGGAAGTTTCCAGCTGGTTTAGGCTATGCCGTGCAGCATCACAAGCGCCCTTTTGCCAATGATGAACCAAAGCCTTTGGCTTGTGTGTTGAATTTGGCCTGTTATTTGAACGCATGCATTCGTAGTGATAGAGATTATGACTTAGTGCGAGAAGGCTTTCCCAAGGCCGTGGCACAAATGGCCGGTTTGTCTGACGGTATCGTTTATGAGTTAGACGACGCTCTTGTTATTGATGATGGCTTGAGTCAGTTGCTGCATTAA
- a CDS encoding class I SAM-dependent rRNA methyltransferase, whose protein sequence is MSVIRLKGQADRRLRAGHQWIYSNEVDTAATPLKQFTPGDQVVVETAQGKPLGIATINPNTLICGRLMSRSTDTFLNKSTLVHRLKIALSLRELTYPAPYYRLVFGDSDGLSGLVVDRFADILVVQISTAGMERVKNEIVEALQDVVKPSAILMKNDGKMRQIEGLETYVEEAFGTVPELVFLQENGVLFQAPVWDGQKTGWFYDHRENRKTMQGFCDGKRVLDVFSYIGGWGVQAASAGATEVTFIDASESALSHVGENLKLNQYEGGSNLMHGDAFEAMQSLIEDKERFDVVVMDPPAFIARRKDIKAGEGAYHRANQLAMRLVAKGGILVSGSCSMHLETARLHDIVRSNSRQLERFSQLIYRGTQAPDHPVHPAIEETEYLKALFYRIHNNMGL, encoded by the coding sequence TTGAGTGTTATTCGACTAAAAGGTCAAGCTGATCGCCGTCTAAGAGCTGGACATCAATGGATTTACAGCAATGAAGTGGATACCGCTGCGACGCCATTAAAGCAATTTACGCCAGGGGATCAGGTTGTTGTCGAAACAGCGCAAGGCAAGCCTCTTGGGATTGCGACAATTAACCCTAATACCTTGATCTGCGGACGCCTTATGAGCCGCAGTACCGATACGTTTCTGAATAAATCGACGCTCGTGCATCGCTTAAAGATTGCCTTGTCGTTGCGTGAATTAACCTATCCTGCGCCTTATTATCGCCTAGTATTTGGCGATTCTGATGGCTTGTCCGGTTTGGTTGTCGATCGTTTCGCAGATATTTTAGTGGTGCAAATATCGACAGCGGGCATGGAACGCGTAAAAAACGAAATAGTTGAGGCGCTGCAAGATGTGGTGAAGCCATCGGCCATTTTGATGAAAAATGACGGTAAAATGCGTCAAATCGAAGGGCTTGAAACTTATGTTGAAGAGGCTTTTGGTACGGTACCAGAATTGGTTTTCTTACAAGAAAACGGTGTCTTGTTCCAAGCGCCTGTGTGGGATGGGCAAAAGACCGGTTGGTTCTACGATCACCGCGAAAACCGCAAAACCATGCAAGGCTTTTGTGATGGCAAACGGGTATTAGACGTATTCTCTTACATTGGCGGATGGGGGGTTCAAGCCGCTTCTGCTGGCGCGACGGAGGTGACTTTTATTGACGCGTCTGAAAGTGCTCTGAGCCATGTGGGTGAAAACCTTAAGTTAAACCAATACGAAGGTGGCTCTAATTTAATGCATGGTGATGCGTTTGAGGCGATGCAATCTTTAATCGAAGACAAAGAGCGCTTTGATGTGGTGGTCATGGATCCGCCTGCGTTTATTGCCCGTCGAAAAGACATAAAAGCCGGTGAAGGCGCTTATCATCGTGCCAATCAGCTAGCCATGCGCTTAGTGGCCAAAGGCGGTATCTTGGTGTCGGGTTCTTGTTCTATGCACCTTGAAACAGCGCGTTTACACGATATTGTTCGCAGTAACAGCCGCCAATTAGAGCGTTTTTCGCAGCTAATTTATCGTGGCACACAAGCGCCAGATCACCCAGTGCACCCAGCGATTGAAGAAACGGAATACCTAAAAGCCTTGTTTTATCGTATTCATAACAATATGGGCTTATAA
- the lgt gene encoding prolipoprotein diacylglyceryl transferase, with translation MISYPNIDPIAVSIGPIAVHWYGIMYLIGFAGAYCFGMYRAKRSAGLWTPEMVSDAIFYGALGVILGGRVGYILFYQFPAFLDNPLIMVRIWEGGMSFHGGLLGVIAAMFFFARRYKKHLVDVTDFLAPLVPIGLGAGRLGNFIGGELWGKPTDVSWAMVFPNDLLQLARHPSQLYQFALEGVVLFCILWFFSQKAKPRYCVSGMFLLFYGIFRILVEFVREPDAQIGYLAFGWVTQGQLLSLPMVIVGLGLIIAGFKSQTYPPRSPENSGSEKKHSEKQGAKKTGAKKTGAKKKA, from the coding sequence ATGATTTCTTACCCAAACATTGACCCCATCGCTGTCTCAATAGGACCCATTGCCGTGCACTGGTACGGCATTATGTATCTGATCGGCTTTGCTGGTGCCTATTGCTTCGGCATGTATCGGGCGAAACGCTCTGCTGGGCTTTGGACGCCGGAAATGGTCAGCGACGCGATTTTTTATGGCGCGCTTGGTGTCATTCTGGGTGGCCGTGTAGGTTACATCTTGTTTTATCAGTTCCCCGCGTTCCTTGATAATCCACTGATTATGGTGCGTATTTGGGAAGGCGGTATGTCTTTCCACGGTGGGCTTTTAGGCGTTATTGCGGCGATGTTTTTCTTCGCGCGTCGTTATAAAAAGCATCTTGTGGATGTGACTGACTTTTTAGCACCTCTTGTTCCTATTGGTTTAGGGGCTGGGCGTTTAGGCAACTTTATTGGTGGCGAACTGTGGGGCAAGCCAACAGATGTGTCTTGGGCGATGGTTTTCCCCAATGATCTGCTGCAACTGGCGCGACATCCTTCGCAGCTTTACCAATTTGCTTTAGAAGGCGTCGTACTGTTTTGTATTTTGTGGTTCTTCTCACAAAAAGCCAAACCTCGTTACTGCGTCTCTGGCATGTTTTTACTTTTCTACGGAATATTCCGTATTTTAGTCGAATTTGTCCGCGAACCCGATGCACAAATTGGTTACCTTGCTTTTGGTTGGGTAACACAAGGTCAGCTGTTGTCTTTGCCTATGGTGATTGTTGGCCTAGGATTGATAATCGCTGGTTTTAAGTCGCAGACATACCCACCAAGAAGCCCCGAAAATAGCGGCTCAGAAAAGAAGCATTCAGAAAAACAAGGTGCTAAAAAGACAGGTGCTAAAAAGACAGGTGCTAAAAAGAAAGCCTAA
- a CDS encoding histidinol-phosphatase, which yields MTLAIFDLDGTLLNGDSDYTWGQFLVEKGLVDTQVYKAANDKFFLQYQSGTLDIYEYLAFSLAPLSQFSNAELADLHHTFMQEKIQPMMQAKANALVKHHKDQGHFLLMITATNQFVTGPIADALGMDHIIAPVPEIIDQHYTGKIVGIPSFQAGKVTRLNEWLAETGHSMQDSYFYSDSRNDLPLLELVTHPIAVDADETLTRIAKDRGWQHISLRD from the coding sequence GTGACACTCGCAATATTTGATTTAGACGGCACCTTATTAAACGGTGACAGTGATTACACCTGGGGACAATTTCTGGTTGAAAAAGGCCTAGTTGATACGCAAGTTTATAAGGCCGCCAACGACAAGTTCTTTCTGCAGTATCAATCCGGCACCTTAGATATTTATGAATATCTGGCTTTTAGCTTAGCGCCGCTGAGCCAATTTTCCAACGCTGAGCTGGCTGACCTTCACCACACTTTTATGCAAGAAAAAATCCAGCCAATGATGCAAGCAAAAGCCAACGCCTTGGTAAAACACCATAAAGATCAAGGGCACTTCTTGTTGATGATCACCGCCACCAACCAATTTGTAACCGGCCCTATTGCTGACGCTTTGGGCATGGATCATATTATTGCGCCAGTGCCAGAGATCATTGATCAGCACTACACCGGCAAAATTGTGGGCATTCCTAGTTTTCAAGCTGGCAAAGTCACACGCTTAAATGAGTGGCTCGCTGAAACCGGACATTCTATGCAAGACAGCTATTTTTACAGTGACTCTCGCAATGACCTGCCACTGTTGGAATTAGTGACCCACCCCATTGCCGTTGATGCCGATGAGACCCTAACAAGAATCGCCAAAGACAGAGGCTGGCAACATATTTCTTTAAGAGATTAA
- a CDS encoding ABC transporter ATP-binding protein, whose product MTLLAPHTTLKEMTLSNVSVGYDGEAVVKSASFQLLEGQIGCLLGPSGCGKSTLLRAIAGFESLMTGEIRIDGQVISSQSISVNPEHRHIGMVFQDIALFPHLTIAQNIAFGLSAWPKDVAQQRVTYLLDLVGLAGFQSRYPHSLSGGQQQRVALARAIAPKPKLLLMDEPFSGLDAKLREELVPDIRAILQHEKMSALLVTHDQMEAFAMADQVSVMAAGEVHQTGSPYQIYHRPETRFVASFIGHGDFLAATVCGPDCVHSDLGNIRSELDHGFADATQVDLLVRPDDILHDDDSEFVGVIVSKWFRGSHFLYRVALSSGKVVYCFASSHHNHAVGQEIGLSVHLDHLVMFSRQ is encoded by the coding sequence ATGACATTGTTAGCTCCTCACACCACATTAAAAGAAATGACCCTGAGCAATGTCTCGGTGGGCTACGATGGTGAGGCGGTGGTCAAAAGTGCCTCTTTTCAGTTGTTGGAAGGGCAAATTGGTTGTCTGCTTGGCCCCAGTGGTTGTGGTAAGTCGACTTTGTTGCGTGCGATTGCTGGTTTTGAATCCTTGATGACGGGCGAGATACGCATCGATGGTCAGGTGATTTCGAGTCAATCGATCAGTGTGAACCCAGAACATCGACACATTGGTATGGTGTTTCAAGACATTGCCTTGTTTCCTCATCTGACGATTGCGCAAAATATTGCCTTTGGTTTGTCGGCTTGGCCCAAAGACGTTGCTCAGCAGCGGGTAACTTATTTGCTGGATCTGGTTGGTTTGGCGGGGTTTCAGTCGCGTTATCCGCATTCGTTGTCAGGCGGTCAGCAGCAGCGCGTTGCCTTGGCTCGCGCCATTGCGCCAAAGCCGAAATTATTATTGATGGATGAGCCTTTTTCGGGGCTTGACGCCAAGTTAAGGGAAGAGCTGGTGCCCGATATCAGAGCAATATTGCAGCATGAAAAAATGAGTGCCTTGCTGGTGACTCATGATCAAATGGAAGCCTTTGCGATGGCCGATCAAGTCTCGGTTATGGCGGCGGGTGAGGTTCACCAAACGGGATCTCCTTATCAAATTTATCATCGACCTGAGACCCGATTTGTGGCGAGTTTTATTGGTCATGGTGATTTTCTGGCGGCCACTGTTTGCGGCCCAGATTGTGTGCATTCTGACTTGGGAAATATACGCAGTGAGCTGGATCATGGTTTTGCTGACGCCACGCAAGTGGATTTGTTGGTGCGCCCGGATGATATTTTGCACGATGATGACAGTGAGTTTGTTGGGGTGATTGTGAGTAAATGGTTCCGTGGATCGCACTTTTTATACCGAGTGGCGTTGTCGTCCGGCAAAGTGGTCTATTGTTTTGCCTCGTCTCATCACAATCACGCCGTCGGTCAGGAGATTGGATTAAGTGTTCACCTCGATCATTTGGTGATGTTTTCACGGCAATAA
- a CDS encoding RNA pyrophosphohydrolase — protein MIDADGYRPNVGIILMNERGQLLWARRVGQNAWQFPQGGIKPDETPEDALFRELKEEVGLDPHQVEIVAKTRGWLRYRLPKRMLRHNSKPLCIGQKQKWFLLSIRCADTSVCVDGTENPEFDGWRWVSYWYPLGQVVAFKKDVYRRALKELIASAHRRLEKE, from the coding sequence GTGATTGATGCAGACGGATACAGACCGAATGTGGGCATCATACTGATGAACGAGCGTGGCCAGCTTCTTTGGGCGAGGCGAGTTGGGCAGAATGCTTGGCAGTTTCCTCAAGGTGGCATTAAACCGGATGAAACCCCTGAAGACGCTTTATTTCGAGAGTTAAAAGAAGAAGTGGGTTTAGACCCTCATCAAGTTGAAATCGTAGCCAAAACCCGAGGTTGGCTGCGTTACCGCCTTCCTAAGCGCATGTTAAGACACAATAGTAAGCCTTTATGTATCGGACAAAAGCAGAAGTGGTTTCTTCTGTCGATTCGTTGTGCGGATACTTCTGTGTGCGTGGATGGAACGGAAAATCCAGAATTTGATGGCTGGCGTTGGGTGAGTTATTGGTACCCACTGGGTCAAGTAGTGGCGTTCAAAAAAGATGTTTACCGACGCGCGTTAAAAGAACTTATTGCTAGCGCACATCGTCGACTGGAAAAAGAGTAA
- a CDS encoding ABC transporter permease, whose translation MSDVTHSPLVGKAKWNGLKMAAILIAVILAVPILVVLVNVLMGDGEVWQHLYHTVLAEYISNSLLLMLGVGVGVLVIGVPCAWLTSMCDFPGRGLLSWTLLLPMAVPAYIIAYTYTGVLDFAGPVQTFIRDVTGWRYGDYWFFEIRSLGGAMVMLTLVLYPYVYLMSRAAFLEQSENTLEVSRTLGYSGRKVFFKLALPLARPAIVTGLTLALMETLADYGTVQYFSVNTFTTGILRTFYGFGDVAAASQLAGVLLLFVTMLILLERYSRHRIRYHSSGLKKASQRRMVLKGGRGVLACVFCLLPILIGFIIPVSILAYWAAFKAEMPGANFVQLAWNSFYLAALASLIVVSLALVLSYAIRLNASRSVRASVGIAGLGYALPGTIIAIGTIVPLAWLDHRIIELVRHYTGENIGLMFSGTLVALLFAYTVRFMAVSLGAVQNGLGKIKPSMDMAGRSLGLSPFKVLSRIHIPLLKGSVLTALLIVFVDVLKELPATLVLRPFNFNTLAVRAFELASDERLIDAAPASLMIVLVGLVPVILLSRSISSRSTSAHLGRSK comes from the coding sequence ATGTCCGATGTAACTCACTCCCCCCTCGTTGGTAAAGCCAAGTGGAATGGTTTAAAAATGGCGGCAATCTTGATTGCGGTCATTTTGGCTGTGCCTATTTTAGTCGTGCTCGTGAATGTATTAATGGGCGATGGCGAGGTCTGGCAACATCTTTATCACACCGTATTGGCTGAGTACATTTCGAATTCGCTGCTGCTGATGCTGGGGGTGGGTGTCGGCGTGTTGGTCATTGGTGTACCGTGCGCTTGGCTAACCAGCATGTGTGACTTCCCCGGGCGGGGATTGCTGTCGTGGACGCTGCTTTTGCCCATGGCGGTGCCTGCTTATATTATTGCTTACACCTATACTGGCGTGTTGGATTTTGCCGGTCCTGTGCAAACTTTTATTCGTGATGTCACAGGCTGGCGCTACGGTGACTATTGGTTTTTTGAAATACGCTCCCTTGGCGGTGCTATGGTGATGTTGACCTTGGTGCTGTATCCCTATGTGTATTTAATGAGCCGAGCGGCTTTTTTAGAACAGTCTGAAAACACCTTGGAAGTGAGCCGGACGTTGGGCTATTCCGGTCGTAAGGTGTTCTTCAAATTGGCGCTTCCGCTTGCTCGTCCTGCTATCGTTACGGGTCTTACCTTGGCGCTGATGGAGACCTTGGCCGATTACGGCACGGTGCAATATTTTAGTGTTAATACCTTCACGACGGGCATTTTACGGACTTTTTACGGCTTTGGTGACGTGGCGGCGGCGTCGCAGTTAGCGGGCGTGCTGTTGCTGTTTGTTACCATGCTGATTTTATTGGAGCGCTATTCTCGCCATCGTATTCGCTATCATTCATCTGGCTTGAAGAAAGCCAGTCAGCGCCGCATGGTGTTAAAAGGTGGACGTGGCGTCTTGGCGTGTGTGTTTTGTCTCTTGCCTATTTTGATTGGGTTTATTATCCCCGTTAGTATTTTGGCGTATTGGGCTGCTTTTAAGGCGGAAATGCCAGGGGCAAACTTTGTCCAATTGGCGTGGAATTCTTTTTATCTTGCGGCCTTGGCGTCTTTAATCGTGGTGAGTTTGGCGTTGGTGTTAAGTTATGCCATCCGCCTGAATGCCAGTCGTAGCGTTAGGGCATCGGTTGGTATCGCTGGTTTAGGTTATGCCTTGCCTGGCACTATTATTGCGATTGGGACGATTGTGCCGCTGGCTTGGTTAGATCATAGAATCATTGAACTTGTACGCCATTATACCGGCGAAAATATCGGGCTAATGTTCTCTGGTACGCTGGTGGCGCTGTTGTTCGCTTATACGGTGCGTTTTATGGCGGTGTCTTTGGGGGCGGTGCAAAATGGCCTTGGAAAAATCAAACCCAGTATGGACATGGCGGGACGCTCGCTGGGCCTGTCGCCTTTTAAGGTATTAAGTCGCATCCATATTCCGTTGCTAAAAGGGTCGGTGTTAACGGCTCTGCTGATTGTCTTTGTCGACGTACTAAAAGAATTGCCGGCCACCTTGGTGTTGCGGCCGTTTAACTTTAATACCTTGGCGGTTAGAGCATTTGAGTTGGCGTCCGATGAACGGCTTATTGATGCCGCTCCGGCGTCATTGATGATCGTTCTGGTCGGTTTGGTGCCGGTTATTTTATTGAGTCGTTCTATTTCTTCTCGTTCCACTTCAGCGCATCTCGGGCGCTCGAAATAG